In one Brachyhypopomus gauderio isolate BG-103 unplaced genomic scaffold, BGAUD_0.2 sc81, whole genome shotgun sequence genomic region, the following are encoded:
- the mdc1 gene encoding mediator of DNA damage checkpoint protein 1 isoform X3 — MAGERMDATQRIENSLIEEENDDDEEKERKERKESEPLAALKVFKNNYIPETEIPLYLGENVLGRDPAFCSGLLQAPSVSGRHAVISISVFPPHDRCHGDVKATETLLWDLGSLNGSRRGRFKLTPHVRYALSDGDSVVLADLPCQYVGRESMTRLAGPAMPDGGAVGEKTAYKGSDPVDGTGGGVENGVGGSSSPPAPVGNTELKKCDQTPPKTLQRPGSTVVSVSDSDSEEDEGRQRGRRFLSSASSDRSGPTCSTLLTPANKVIPDSEDESFIPPPSAMAGGSIKIDASSDSTPAPLNFNMDSDTEGEEEETDVMKAQPEAEAIVVALQARPVHDDSDAGVEEGEKEKATGEPEASSRTTPQDLITPASVSMDTHTEENHPAPQPVDFHMDSDTDAEDDVADSFRGSELDTSVTRPPPDHESAIPKASESSMETAKTAMRVIKMDSDSDTDDEDPFKSRQGKATQAPVTKTAQPHSDSDTDLDDDPTQAKTPAVTAVPPQCVQTELGAVTPHAGPVLAQPPGERGWDDFRMDSDTDVEEEEEKTEERGRTSTQGAAQIIKSSTPRGAGPCLPSLLCPSPSAEGCSVDTEDFAVAETQSFVSNAPPVSATLDETPASFRTPVTRPSHGGSTFCPGLSDSGHRQPEHEKHAEALGLTENDLDLQDTQAYAPPQCVQTELGAVTPHAGPVLAQPPGERGWDDFRMDSDTDVEEEEEKTEERGRTSTQGAAQIIKSSTPRGAGLSEEEVETQAFLGPSQTFRRPALPSPLCSSPSAVASTMEIYDFAVAETQSFASNASPCDSTLEETPASLRTPGTRPSHGGSSFCLGLSISSHRQPESEEHAKASGLPENDWDLQATQSYGGGEAGVGEEQKQLHQESTQAYTVGLDQEEEPKEEEEETQPLDTPGLSHPSAAETRLVTRTREEDGGGSAANRASVTGGGPGVVEEEKEEEEKEGVLVDSHLSTAETLLLVRSPKPEERLQPYDLHRTTSLEEEEEDGREEEEEAQRRKARSTGSPCRGRLVDEEQSRPTKPDAVTHITIAETQPVCEEEEQEEEQWAEPRSSRRPRRGRQTAAVEPTQALEPDTNIHDATVETMGEDEEVHEEEPRSSRRPRRGRRVEMEPTQLIEPDTMSAVEMQPMSEEEIQVEAANVPSLRGRNRGRGRGTFGRERRRGCSEREGEGKRGKTLEEGSSKEVDTGRRGRRSTRQRERAEHELERHEGERKEKEEIEQKRREEERERKEKERMEKEREETRLEREKEREEKERLKKEKEREEKERLEKEKKEREEKERLEKEREEKERLEKEKKEREEKERLEKEKKEREEKERLEKEREEKERLEKEKKEREEKERLEKEKEREEKERLEKEKEREEKERLEKEKKEREEKERLEKEKKEREEKERLEKEKKEREEKERLEKEKKEREEKERLEKVKKEREEKERLEKEKKEREEKERLEKEKKEREEKERLEKEKKEREEKERLEKEKKEREEKERLEKEQKENEVENLEREEGEEKLEKDRKKRKQKEKIQIESERREREKERLDKKREREEFQQKSENEKQEETDRLGRKRRKREEKEQLEAQELERQQTDSKKREKEMELEKQKRRPQRQRKTVLGKKELEKEGNQELSEGILHVDDAQITTQEKESEQGEAGKQECEDLESKHQEEEPGKGEVKARRGRCPTRKSVVPPAGLESLTPSNHSEGVTAKRTRSRSNSSNSEHFTSINEHQTQGQGRKTTKADSDNIRSSVKRRTVTVSSCGLDDTLQDSSTLSQTNSRTSERSRSSVANQSRGRGRGRGRGRKSAKVEQPEEEDPVGSEWGRDGPNPPVADTKAGTSDKAHQEKKESGDLSVTEADVPSKASSRGRKRGSDSTTGTAGAPHKTPKSPRHSVAGQTHKVLFTGVVDEDGEKVVQQLGGVLAKGVADMTHLVTDKVRRTVKFLCAVARGVPVVTPDWLAKSAKSGSFLSPNEYLVKDKEQEKKFNFSLQEALRVARQQPLLQGYEIHVTTSVRPEPPQMREIITCCGARYLPKMPSVPKAQMVVVSCEEDRALFERALGLSVPVVSAEFLLTGILQQRVDLQTHAFSASPASPPKPSSRGRKK; from the exons ATG GCAGGGGAGCGTATGGATGCCACGCAACGGATTGAAAACTCCTTAATTGAGGAGGAAAATGACGACGATGAAGAAAAGGAacggaaagaaagaaaagaaagtgaACCACTGGCTGCATTGAAAGTATTCAAAAATAACTACATCCCAGAGACAG AGATCCCTCTTTACCTGGGAGAAAATGTATTGGGACGGGACCCCGCCTTTTGCTCCGGGTTGCTGCAGGCCCCTTCCGTATCCGGGCGCCACGCAGTCATCTCCATCTCCGTGTTCCCCCCTCACGACCGCTGCCACGGAGATGTCAAGGCCACGGAGACCCTGCTGTGGGACTTGGGGAGTCTGAACGGCAGCCGGAGGGGGCGCTTCAAGCTGACCCCACACGTGCGTTACGCGCTGTCTGACGGCGACAGCGTGGTGCTCGCTGACCTTCCCTGCCAGTACGTCGGCCGCGAGAGCATGACGAGACTCGCCGGTCCGGCCATGCCTGATGGAGGGGCGGTGGGGGAGAAAACGGCGTACAAGGGGAGTGACCCTGTAGACGGGActgggggaggggtagagaacGGGGTAGGGGGGAGTTCATCACCTCCAGCACCGGTGGGGAACACTGAACTGAAGAAATGTGATCAGACGCCTCCGAAAACTCTCCAACGTCCAGGGAGCACAGTAGTGTCCGTGTCCGACTCGGACTCTGAGGAAGACGAgggcagacagagagggaggagatttCTGA GTTCTGCTTCTTCTGACCGGTCAGGCCCAACATGTTCAACATTGCTGACCCCAGCCAACAAAGTCATTCCAGACAG TGAAGATGAGAGCTTCATTCCTCCACCCTCAGCCATGGCAGGGGGATCAATAAAGATTGATGCTTCCTCAGACTCCACACCTGCCCCGCTGAACTTCAACATGGACAGTGACACagaaggtgaagaagaggagacggATGTGATGAAGGCTCAGCCAGAAGCCGAGGCCATCGTCGTCGCACTGCAGGCACGTCCGGTTCATGACGACAGTGATGCTGGTGTAGAGGAaggggagaaggagaaggcCACGGGTGAGCCCGAGGCTTCATCCAGAACCACACCACAGGACTTGATCACTCCAGCCAGTGTgtccatggacacacacacggaggagAATCACCCCGCACCCCAGCCTGTCGACTTCCACATGGACAGCGACACTGATGCAGAAGATGATGttgcagacagcttcagaggcTCAGAACTTGACACCTCAGTCACCAGACCACCTCCTGACCATGAATCAGCCATTCCTAAGGCCAGCGAGTCCAGCATGGAGACGGCAAAGACTGCGATGAGGGTGATCAAGATGGACTCGGACAGTGACACCGATGACGAGGATCCATTTAAAAGCAGACAGGGCAAAGCTACACAGGCGCCAGTGACCAAGACTGCACAGCCTCACTCTGACAGCGACACGGACCTGGACGATGACCCCACCCAGGCCAAGACCCCCGCTGTGACCGCAGTACCACCACAGTGTGTTCAGACTGAGCTGGGTGCAGTTACCCCGCACGCAGGACCTGTCCTGGCCCAGCCTCCTGGTGAGCGAGGGTGGGATGACTTCAGGATGGACAGCGATACGGATgttgaggaagaagaggagaagacagaggagagagggcggACGTCTACGCAGGGAGCAGCACAGATTATTAAGTCTTCTACACCAAGGGGGGCAG GTCCATGtctgccctctctcctctgcccctccccctctgctgAAGGCTGCAGTGTGGATACTGAAGACTTTGCTGTGGCTGAGACTCAGTCTTTTGTGTCCAACGCACCCCCGGTCAGTGCCACCCTGGACGAGACACCTGCGTCCTTCAGGACCCCAGTGACCCGGCCCTCCCATGGGGGCTCGACCTTCTGCCCGGGCCTTTCCGACAGTGGCCACCGACAGCCAGAGCACGAGAAGCACGCCGAGGCTTTGGGCCTGACTGAGAACGACTTGGACCTCCAGGATACCCAGGCATATG CACCACCACAGTGTGTTCAGACTGAGCTGGGTGCAGTTACCCCGCACGCAGGACCTGTCCTGGCCCAGCCTCCTGGTGAGCGAGGGTGGGATGACTTCAGGATGGACAGTGACACGGATgttgaggaagaagaggagaagacGGAGGAGAGAGGGCGGACGTCTACGCAGGGAGCAGCACAGATTATTAAGTCTTCTACACCAAGAGGGGCAG GATTGTCTGAAGAGGAAGTAGAAACTCAGGCATTCCTTGGTCCCTCACAGACGTTCAGAC gaccAGCTCTGCCCTCTCCGCTCTGTTCCTCCCCCTCAGCGGTGGCCAGCACTATGGAAATATATGACTTTGCCGTGGCTGAGACTCAGTCGTTTGCGTCCAACGCTTCCCCTTGTGACTCTACATTGGAAGAGACACCTGCATCCTTGAGGACCCCTGGGACCCGGCCCTCCCATGGAGGCTCGTCCTTCTGCCTGGGCCTTTCCATCAGCAGTCACCGACAGCCAGAGTCTGAGGAGCACGCCAAGGCTTCGGGCCTGCCAGAGAACGACTGGGACCTCCAGGCCACGCAGTCATACG GAGGTGGAGAAGCTGGTGTGGGTGAGGAGCAGAAGCAGCTGCACCAGGAGTCCACTCAGGCATACACAGTCGGTCTGGACCAGGAGGAAGAGCcaaaggaagaggaggaggagacccagCCGCTGGACACCCCAGGCCTCAGCCACCCCTCTGCTGCTGAAACTCGGCTGGTCACCAGGACGCGGGAGGAAGATGGTGGTGGTAGCGCCGCTAACAGGGCATCTGTCACTGGTGGAGGAccaggagtggtggaggaggagaaggaggaggaggagaaggagggtgTGCTGGTGGATTCACACCTCTCCACTGCAGAGACTCTGCTCCTCGTCAGGAGCCCGAAGCCCGAGGAGCGACTTCAGCCCTACGACCTGCACCGAACAACGTcactggaggaggaggaagaggatggaagggaggaagaggaggaagcacAGAGACGTAAAGCACGATCTACTGGGAGTCCCTGCAGAGGACGACTGGTGGATGAAGAACAGTCACGTCCTACTAAGCCTGATGCCGTCACTCACATCACCATTGCTGAAACACAGCCTGtttgtgaggaagaggagcaggaggaagagCAATGGGCTGAGCCCAGGTCCAGCAGGAGACCTCGTAGAGGGAGGCAGACTGCTGCAGTCGAGCCAACACAGGCGCTGGAGCCTGATACTAACATTCATGACGCCACAGTTGAAACTATGGGCGAGGATGAAGAAGTACATGAGGAAGAGCCCAGATCTAGCAGGAGACCTCGTAGGGGAAGACGGGTGGAGATGGAGCCCACACAACTTATTGAGCCAGACACAATGTCCGCTGTTGAAATGCAGCCAATGAGTGAAGAAGAGATCCAGGTGGAGGCTGCCAACGTTCCCAGCCTCAGGGGGAGAAACAGGGGAAGAGGGAGGGGAACATTTGGaagggagagaagaagaggctgctcagagagagaaggagaggggaagagaggaaaaaCACTGGAGGAGGGAAGCAGCAAGGAGGTGGACACGGGGAGGAGGGGAAGAAGGAGcaccagacagagagagagagctgagcatGAGCTGGAGAGACAcgagggggagagaaaagaaaaggaagaaatagaacagaagagaagggaagaagagagagagaggaaggaaaaAGAGAGAATGGAGAAGGAACGGGAAGAGACAAGACTGgaaagggagaaggagagagaagagaaagagaggttgaaaaaggagaaggagagagaagagaaagagaggttggagaaggagaagaaggagagagaagagaaagagaggttggagaaggagagagaagagaaagagaggttggaaaaggagaagaaggagagagaagagaaagagaggttggagaaggagaagaaggagagagaagagaaagagaggttggagaaggagagagaagagaaagagaggttggaaaaggagaagaaggagagagaagagaaggagaggttggagaaggagaaggagagagaagagaaggagaggttggaaaaggagaaggagagagaagagaaagagaggttggaaaaggagaagaaggagagagaagagaaggagaggttggaaaaggagaagaaggagagagaagagaaagagaggctggaaaaggagaagaaggagagagaagagaaagagaggctggaaaaggagaagaaggagagagaagagaaggagaggttGGAAAAggtgaagaaggagagagaagagaaggagaggttggaaaaggagaagaaagagagagaagagaaagagaggctggaaaaggagaagaaggagagagaagagaaagagaggctggaaaaggagaagaaggagagagaagagaaggagaggctggaaaaggagaagaaagagagagaagagaaagagagactggAAAAGGAACAGAAAGAAAATGAAGTGGAGAACTTggaaagagaggagggagaagaaAAACTTGAAAAGgacagaaagaaaagaaaacagaaagaaaagatCCAAATAGAGAgcgaaagaagagagagggaaaaggagaGATTGGACaagaagagggaaagagaagaaTTTCAGCAAAAATCTGAAAATGAAAAACAAGAAGAAACAGACAGAttagggagaaagagaaggaagagagaggaaaaagaACAGTTGGAAGCACAGGAACTAGAGAGGCAACAAACGGACtcgaaaaagagagaaaaagagatggAACTGGAGAAGCAAAAGAGACGACCACAAAGGCAACGCAAAACAGTGCTGGGAAAGAAAGAGCTGGAGAAAGAGGGAAATCAAGAATTAAGCGAGGGAATTTTACATGTAGATGATGCTCAAATAACAACACAGGAGAAGGAATCAGAGCAAGGAGAGGCAGGCAAACAAGAATGTGAAGATCTCGAGAGTAAACACCAAGAGGAAGAACCAGGAAAGGGTGAAGTGAAGGCCAGACGAGGCAGATGCCCAACAAGGAAATCTGtagtgccccctgctggtttGGAGAGCTTGACACCTTCAAACCACAGCGAAGGTGTAACTGCTAAAAGAACTCGGTCTCGCTCCAACTCCTCCAACTCTGAGCATTTTACATCCATCAATGAGCATCAAACCCAAGGCCAAGGGAGGAAGACGACTAAAGCAGACTCTgataacattaggtcatcagtCAAGAGGAGAACCGTCACAGTGTCCTCTTGTGGGCTGGACGACACACTGCAGGACTCCAGTACTCTGTCTCAGACCAACTCCAGGACCTCTGAGAGATCTAGGAGCAGTGTGGCCAATCAGAgcagaggcagagggagagggagagggagagggaggaaaagTGCAAAAGTGGAACAGCCAGAAGAGGAAGATCCTGTTGGAAGTGAGTGGGGGAGAGATGGTCCAAACCCTCCAGTGGCTGATACCAAAGCTGGGACGAGTGATAAGGCCCACCAAGAGAAAAAGGAGTCAGGGGATCTGTCTGTCACTGAAGCAGATGTTCCAAGCAAGGCCAGCAGCAGAGGGCGCAAGAGAGGTTCTGATTCCACCACAGGAACTGCAGGAGCTCCTCACAAAACTCCTAAGAGTCCCCGCCACTCAGTAGCTGGTCAAACACACAAG gTGCTCTTCACAGGAGTGGTGGACGAGGACGGTGAGAAAGTGGTGCAGCAGTTGGGTGGAGTTCTGGCCAAAGGCGTGGCTGATATGACCCACCTGGTGACCGATAAGGTCCGTCGTACGGTCAAGTTCCTGTGTGCTGTAGCCAGAGGTGTACCCGTCGTCACCCCTGATTGGCTGGCCAAG AGTGCTAAATCAGGGAGTTTCCTCTCACCTAATGAGTACCTGGTGAAAGATAAGGAGCAGGAGAAGAAATTTAACTTCAGTCTGCAGGA